Proteins co-encoded in one Bradyrhizobium sp. 170 genomic window:
- a CDS encoding TetR/AcrR family transcriptional regulator, whose amino-acid sequence MTTTITTRERLIRAAQQELIRNHGHLEMQAVAKRAQVSVGLAYHHFGSKAGLIAAVVEAFYSRLDEEVFNDACRPSESWANRERRRIASYIAFHYDHPFAPLVIGALSRAPEVLDVERAFTNKQLAGGARMIEAAQRDGFVPDHVDPHLTIALMIGGIRQALIGALMSERRPDPEKLTDEIWAFMAGALRLTANAGIEKRGRDKVA is encoded by the coding sequence ATGACCACGACGATCACGACACGAGAAAGATTAATCCGGGCGGCCCAACAGGAGCTCATCCGGAATCATGGCCATCTGGAAATGCAGGCTGTCGCGAAGCGGGCGCAGGTTTCGGTCGGGCTGGCCTATCACCACTTTGGATCGAAGGCCGGCCTGATCGCCGCCGTTGTTGAAGCGTTCTATAGCCGCCTCGATGAAGAGGTTTTCAACGACGCGTGCCGGCCCTCGGAAAGCTGGGCGAACAGAGAACGGCGGCGAATAGCCTCCTACATCGCCTTCCACTACGACCACCCCTTCGCTCCCCTTGTCATCGGAGCCTTGAGCCGCGCGCCTGAAGTCCTGGATGTCGAGAGAGCTTTCACCAACAAACAGCTCGCTGGTGGCGCGCGCATGATCGAGGCGGCACAGCGTGACGGCTTCGTTCCCGATCACGTCGATCCACATCTCACCATTGCGCTGATGATCGGCGGAATTCGCCAGGCGCTGATCGGCGCCCTGATGAGCGAACGACGACCCGATCCGGAGAAACTCACGGATGAGATTTGGGCCTTCATGGCCGGAGCCCTGCGCCTGACGGCTAACGCCGGCATCGAAAAAAGAGGTCGCGACAAAGTCGCCTGA
- the fabA gene encoding bifunctional 3-hydroxydecanoyl-ACP dehydratase/trans-2-decenoyl-ACP isomerase: MSNPRDFHAPQSSYTKEDLLKSSEGGYFGPGNAQLPAPPMLMMDRITEISLDGGEFRKGHVIAELDITPSLWFFDCHFPGDPVMPGCLGLDAMWQLVGYWLGWSGSPGKGRAVGVGEVKFRGDIKPDIKRVRYEVCMRQVRRGKLAVGIADGSVFANDACVYIAKDMRVGMIAPAI; encoded by the coding sequence TTGTCCAACCCTCGCGACTTTCACGCGCCGCAATCGTCCTACACAAAAGAGGATCTGCTCAAATCGAGCGAAGGTGGCTATTTCGGCCCGGGCAACGCCCAGCTGCCGGCGCCGCCCATGCTGATGATGGACCGCATCACCGAGATCAGCCTGGATGGCGGCGAATTCCGCAAGGGCCACGTCATCGCTGAGCTGGATATCACACCAAGCCTCTGGTTTTTTGATTGCCACTTTCCCGGCGATCCCGTGATGCCGGGATGTCTGGGTCTGGACGCCATGTGGCAACTCGTCGGCTATTGGCTTGGCTGGTCGGGCTCACCGGGCAAGGGCCGCGCCGTCGGCGTCGGCGAGGTCAAGTTCCGGGGAGACATCAAGCCAGACATCAAGCGCGTGCGCTACGAGGTCTGTATGCGCCAGGTAAGGCGCGGCAAACTGGCTGTTGGAATTGCTGACGGCAGCGTGTTTGCCAACGACGCATGCGTATATATCGCCAAGGATATGAGGGTCGGAATGATAGCGCCTGCGATCTGA
- a CDS encoding EAL domain-containing protein, translated as MNNIAKLFRIDAENHELMGAQLAAFSRPVRLLYFILSVNSIALAFTHLGMAPLSLTVAFPGFLVGACAIRCLIWLRRRDGVVEPKAAARTLRATVLLGGALGFAFLAWALSLFPYGDTSRHGHILFFVGITVVSCIFCLMHVRPAALILTGTVIAPFVVFLLASGDVVHIAIGLNLFLVTVAMIYILIICSGQFAAMVNGQVETKRLSNENFRLANVDSLTDLPNRRQFFHRLSVLAERAKTENHRFVVGVLDLDGFKAVNDLYGHGVGDRVLKETGQRLLELSDDTQFIARLGGDEFGIIVDADLDPEAVLAVGSKVCSVFDAPFSVAGIVAKIGGSVGFALAPDAGMTAELLYERADYALYHAKARYRGQPVIFSREHEVEIRKLSIIEHTLRRIDLDAELSLHYQPIVNVGTARLVGFEALARWHNPELGDVAPDVFISVAERTELIGTITQVLLRKALAAAHSWPEDIFLSFNLSMRDLISQVTILQTVALIESSGIDPRRIIIEVTETALMQDYEQVQDSLRILRSMGLKVALDDFGSGQSSLSYVHQLSLDKIKIDRGFIRNIATQENARNIVKTVIDLCRNLKFDCVVEGVETAEQVEIIGRLGCSTMQGYFFAKPMPLREVESFIANYRISDHPRLAAAAG; from the coding sequence GTGAACAATATCGCGAAGTTATTTCGGATCGATGCCGAGAATCACGAATTGATGGGCGCGCAGCTCGCGGCGTTTTCGCGGCCGGTCCGGTTGCTCTATTTTATCCTGAGCGTGAATTCGATCGCGTTGGCGTTTACCCATCTTGGCATGGCGCCGCTAAGCCTGACCGTTGCGTTTCCAGGCTTTCTGGTGGGGGCCTGCGCGATCCGTTGCCTGATCTGGCTGCGGCGCCGTGACGGCGTGGTCGAGCCGAAGGCCGCCGCCCGCACCCTGCGGGCGACGGTGTTGCTGGGCGGCGCACTGGGCTTTGCGTTCCTGGCGTGGGCGCTTAGCCTGTTTCCGTATGGCGACACCTCCCGCCACGGCCATATCCTGTTCTTCGTAGGTATCACGGTCGTCAGCTGCATCTTCTGCCTGATGCATGTGCGCCCGGCGGCGCTGATCCTGACCGGCACGGTGATCGCACCGTTCGTGGTGTTTCTGCTGGCGAGCGGTGACGTGGTTCATATCGCCATCGGATTGAATCTTTTCCTGGTCACGGTCGCGATGATCTACATCCTGATCATCTGTTCCGGGCAGTTCGCCGCCATGGTCAATGGTCAAGTCGAGACCAAGCGTCTCAGCAACGAGAACTTCCGTCTCGCCAATGTCGACAGCCTGACCGATCTGCCCAACCGGCGCCAGTTCTTCCACCGGCTGTCGGTCCTCGCAGAACGAGCGAAAACGGAAAACCACCGGTTCGTCGTCGGCGTGCTCGATCTCGACGGCTTCAAGGCGGTCAACGATCTCTACGGGCACGGGGTCGGCGATCGGGTGTTGAAGGAAACCGGCCAGCGCCTGCTGGAGCTTTCCGATGACACGCAATTCATCGCGCGTCTCGGCGGCGACGAGTTTGGCATCATCGTCGATGCGGACCTCGACCCCGAGGCTGTTCTTGCGGTCGGCTCAAAAGTCTGCTCAGTCTTCGACGCGCCGTTTTCCGTCGCCGGGATCGTCGCCAAGATCGGCGGCTCGGTGGGATTTGCACTTGCTCCGGATGCCGGCATGACGGCGGAACTGCTCTACGAGCGCGCCGACTACGCGCTCTACCACGCCAAGGCGAGATACCGCGGCCAGCCGGTGATCTTCTCCAGGGAGCACGAAGTCGAAATCCGCAAGCTCAGCATCATTGAACACACGTTGCGGCGGATCGATCTCGACGCAGAACTGTCGTTGCATTACCAGCCGATCGTCAATGTCGGGACGGCGCGGCTGGTCGGATTCGAAGCGCTCGCGCGATGGCATAATCCCGAGCTCGGCGATGTCGCTCCCGACGTCTTCATCTCGGTCGCGGAGCGCACCGAACTGATAGGGACGATCACGCAGGTCCTGTTGCGCAAGGCGCTGGCCGCAGCCCACTCCTGGCCGGAGGATATCTTCCTGTCCTTCAATCTGTCGATGCGCGACCTGATCTCGCAAGTCACCATCCTGCAGACCGTGGCCCTCATCGAAAGCAGCGGCATCGATCCTCGCCGCATTATCATCGAGGTCACCGAGACGGCGTTGATGCAGGATTACGAGCAGGTGCAGGATTCGCTCAGGATTTTGCGATCGATGGGATTGAAGGTGGCGCTGGACGACTTCGGATCGGGGCAGTCCAGCCTGAGCTATGTCCATCAATTGTCGCTGGACAAGATCAAGATCGACCGGGGCTTCATTCGCAATATCGCGACGCAGGAGAACGCCCGCAACATCGTCAAGACGGTGATCGACCTGTGCCGCAATCTGAAATTCGACTGCGTGGTCGAAGGCGTCGAAACGGCAGAGCAGGTCGAGATCATCGGCCGACTCGGTTGCTCGACGATGCAGGGATATTTCTTTGCGAAGCCGATGCCGCTGCGTGAGGTCGAAAGCTTCATCGCCAACTATCGTATATCGGATCATCCGCGACTGGCCGCCGCGGCCGGGTGA
- a CDS encoding alpha/beta hydrolase: protein MLQNETSRRAFLRGIASSASVLALGGCASLGATGARYDASSLTAEPTLLVTTTRKAVNGGRTKPWFGPERATRMTVARAKLVAPDESRFSLAAAGIGDWRLDGVEPVSAEVSDLLAQGGGGDVLIYVHGFKQTFETAALDAAHLADGIKFRGQTMVFSWPSKAGLFDYAYDRDSAMWSRDGFERVLQAAVTTPGVGRVHIVAHSMGTMLTLESLRQLYARNGDSVTDKIGAVVFASPDIDMDVFSSAVTRIGPLGRKITVVAATNDRALALSGRLAGGMTRVGAAEKAAIEQLGVRVIDASDSGWGVINHDLFLSNAEVRRVIRRSIDTSAA, encoded by the coding sequence TTGTTGCAAAACGAGACTTCCCGCCGCGCATTCCTGCGCGGGATCGCGTCTTCCGCCAGCGTGCTCGCGCTCGGTGGATGCGCCAGTCTTGGCGCGACCGGCGCGCGCTACGACGCTTCGTCGCTTACCGCGGAACCCACATTGCTCGTCACAACCACGCGCAAGGCGGTCAACGGCGGGCGAACGAAACCCTGGTTCGGGCCGGAGCGCGCGACCAGGATGACCGTGGCACGAGCAAAGCTGGTGGCGCCTGACGAGAGCCGTTTCTCGCTCGCCGCCGCCGGTATTGGCGATTGGCGTCTCGATGGGGTCGAACCGGTGTCGGCAGAGGTCAGCGATCTTCTCGCGCAGGGCGGCGGGGGCGACGTCCTGATCTACGTGCACGGTTTCAAACAGACATTCGAGACGGCCGCGCTCGACGCAGCACACCTCGCCGACGGCATCAAATTCCGCGGCCAGACGATGGTGTTCTCCTGGCCGTCCAAGGCTGGACTGTTCGACTACGCCTATGACCGCGACAGCGCGATGTGGTCGCGCGATGGCTTCGAGCGCGTGCTCCAGGCCGCCGTCACGACTCCGGGCGTCGGCCGTGTTCACATCGTCGCACACAGCATGGGCACCATGCTGACGCTCGAAAGCCTGCGCCAGCTCTATGCGCGAAACGGCGACAGCGTTACGGACAAGATCGGGGCCGTGGTGTTCGCCTCGCCTGATATCGACATGGACGTATTCTCGTCGGCCGTCACCCGCATCGGTCCGCTCGGCCGCAAGATCACCGTCGTTGCCGCAACGAACGATCGCGCGCTGGCGCTGTCGGGACGGTTGGCCGGCGGAATGACACGGGTCGGCGCCGCCGAGAAGGCCGCCATCGAGCAACTCGGGGTGCGCGTCATCGATGCGTCCGACTCCGGCTGGGGCGTCATCAACCACGATCTGTTCCTGTCCAATGCGGAGGTGCGGCGGGTGATACGCCGCTCGATCGATACCTCAGCCGCGTAA
- a CDS encoding cupin domain-containing protein: MSDPQRREFLAAAGIASLAALGGAQPAAGGDPSFMNNVPDPTLAGKDLPTFKFALEKSDGKVIGNSYGKEATVAQLPISKGIAGVSMRLEPGAMRELHWHATAAEWAFVLEGRVRTTVVDPGGLAETNNFDPGDVWYFPRGHGHMLQCLGDKPCHFILIFDNGYFSEFGTFSITDWVGHTPPALLAKNFGLPEAAFATFPKEEVYFARGKPPPAEPSVPLQGWKLPPETHKYRLLAQTPHATYQGGREWRVDSLSFPIAKTITGVVLDLDPGALRTLHWHPNADEWQYVVEGEVSVTLFGSHGRYRTERLQKGDVGYIPQGYGHSIENVGSAPARMLIGFNAGIYETIDLSQWIAANPKDVLATNFGQPAEVFGKFPDRDVFIAGKDGGR; this comes from the coding sequence ATGTCCGATCCGCAACGCCGGGAGTTTCTGGCCGCCGCGGGCATTGCCTCGCTGGCAGCGCTGGGCGGGGCCCAGCCGGCCGCCGGCGGCGATCCGAGCTTCATGAACAATGTTCCGGACCCAACGCTCGCGGGCAAGGATCTGCCGACCTTCAAATTCGCGCTGGAGAAGTCGGACGGCAAGGTCATCGGCAACAGTTACGGCAAGGAGGCGACCGTCGCGCAACTGCCTATCTCCAAGGGGATCGCCGGCGTCTCGATGCGACTCGAGCCCGGCGCGATGCGCGAACTGCACTGGCACGCCACCGCGGCGGAATGGGCGTTCGTTCTTGAGGGCCGCGTCCGCACCACTGTCGTCGACCCAGGCGGCCTCGCCGAGACCAACAATTTCGACCCCGGCGACGTCTGGTACTTCCCGCGCGGCCACGGCCACATGCTGCAATGCCTCGGCGACAAGCCCTGTCATTTCATCCTGATCTTCGACAACGGCTACTTCTCCGAATTCGGCACCTTCAGCATCACCGACTGGGTCGGACATACGCCGCCGGCGCTGCTGGCGAAGAATTTCGGCCTGCCCGAAGCAGCGTTCGCGACGTTTCCGAAGGAGGAAGTGTATTTTGCACGCGGCAAACCGCCGCCTGCCGAGCCTTCGGTGCCGCTGCAGGGCTGGAAGCTGCCGCCGGAGACCCACAAGTACCGCCTGCTGGCGCAGACGCCGCATGCGACCTATCAGGGCGGCCGCGAGTGGCGCGTCGATTCCTTGAGCTTCCCGATTGCGAAGACGATCACGGGCGTCGTCCTCGATCTCGATCCCGGTGCGCTGCGGACGCTGCACTGGCATCCGAACGCCGACGAGTGGCAGTATGTCGTCGAGGGCGAAGTGAGCGTCACCCTGTTCGGCTCGCACGGCCGCTACCGGACCGAGCGATTGCAGAAGGGCGACGTTGGCTACATCCCGCAGGGCTATGGCCACTCGATCGAGAATGTCGGCAGCGCACCCGCGCGCATGCTGATCGGGTTCAATGCGGGCATCTACGAGACCATCGATCTGTCGCAATGGATCGCGGCAAATCCCAAGGACGTGCTCGCCACGAATTTCGGTCAGCCGGCGGAAGTGTTTGGAAAATTCCCCGATCGCGACGTGTTCATCGCCGGAAAGGATGGCGGCCGGTAG
- a CDS encoding VOC family protein → MPTVTWDHVHLRSPDPEATAAWLEDILGGEIVRGPGRIDVKLGGANVFIAPVTAGDGVNTPPVTPYQGLDHFGLTVKDIDAVAAEIKAKGVEFTKEPTTIRPGVRICFIRGPQGISVELLERDKKYA, encoded by the coding sequence ATGCCGACCGTTACCTGGGATCATGTTCACCTGCGCAGTCCCGATCCCGAAGCGACCGCGGCGTGGCTCGAAGACATTCTGGGTGGCGAGATCGTCCGTGGCCCCGGACGGATCGACGTCAAACTCGGCGGCGCCAATGTGTTCATCGCACCCGTCACCGCCGGCGACGGCGTCAACACCCCGCCGGTGACGCCCTATCAGGGTCTCGACCATTTCGGCCTGACCGTGAAAGACATCGACGCGGTCGCCGCCGAGATCAAGGCCAAGGGCGTCGAGTTCACGAAGGAGCCGACCACCATCCGGCCCGGCGTGCGCATCTGCTTCATCCGCGGGCCGCAGGGCATTTCAGTCGAGCTGCTGGAGCGCGACAAGAAATATGCGTGA
- a CDS encoding GrlR family regulatory protein: protein MKNGLYSIHVTLLDGRTGKGSGVILFRDGQILGGDAYLFYTGSYTVKGDTFKGEVLVQRHTTPRDNDNPLFGGPNPVGIGVSGTFTDTRGSMNGTALVGKASQIFGATLHKLADIN from the coding sequence ATGAAGAACGGGCTCTATTCGATCCACGTCACCCTGCTGGATGGGCGCACCGGCAAGGGCAGTGGCGTCATTCTGTTCCGGGATGGCCAGATCCTCGGCGGCGACGCCTATCTGTTTTATACCGGCAGCTACACCGTGAAGGGCGACACCTTCAAAGGCGAGGTCCTGGTGCAGCGCCACACCACCCCGCGCGACAATGACAACCCGCTGTTCGGCGGCCCCAATCCGGTCGGCATCGGCGTATCCGGAACCTTCACCGACACCCGCGGCAGCATGAATGGAACCGCGCTGGTCGGCAAAGCGAGCCAGATCTTCGGCGCCACCCTGCACAAGCTGGCGGATATCAATTAG
- a CDS encoding PAS domain S-box protein: protein MTAETPPNSLPPRSFSLSIGQLTFGSFMLVLAVIIITSTASVIAIRHIDSTFAELQRLQSVGDLAEDIDRRMNELRLAARDFVTDPGSQSFQVGEAATTLSEVLKKTRLELAPEQQDMIDGVSERLSTYRSGIERISALINRRAEMIVALPPLREKFDTAIAEASDSRMAMALLQTQSRIASALLAHNPSAAEQAAESMRSMTIADPQLRAVVDDYALAIVNISIRERQISDIDREVLGAEGRLIQRVTELLRDVSERRGRVLARDFARTLAEAKWQSIVLGTAGVLIGLFASMLVVRRTVRPLASIANSIRAVARGEKSASIPATDVDNEIGDIARAAEVFRQTLVDADAAREAAVRALAEQRLAEESYRKLFESSVDGIYVTTPGGALLNANPALARMMGYATPQDLINGIGDIAGTVYVHPEARAEYERLMQRDGMIREYEYQVLTRNGSVLWLSDSASAVHNEAGVIVRYEGTVRDITDQKRAEDAIAEGRRLLQMVIDTVPAVINVKDKELRYVLMNRYMAGIFGVEPVDAIGRTTADLMSRYGAEKTDEPDKRVLAAGKELGFYEEEYKDASGHMRQWLVNKLPILDAAGEIENIVTVALDIGERKRVESEMRKAKDAAEGALRNLRETQNSLIEAEKLAALGRLVAGVAHEVNNPVGISLTVASALERKTSNFTAEVARGELRRSSLNDFLETSRDASSQLVANLNRAAELIQSFKQVAADRNYSDQRSFDLGDLTEQVVMSLRPGLRKHNLTLNVECQPNLVMNSYPGPYGQVLTNLFLNSVAHAFPDGKSGTVDIQVRESGKDNVEIIFSDNGCGMSLDVRRRAFDPFFTTRRDQGGTGLGLHIVYSIVTTRLGGRLDLDSQPGGGTRIQMILPRTAPLEQAAE, encoded by the coding sequence ATGACCGCTGAAACGCCGCCGAATTCGCTGCCGCCGCGATCGTTCTCGCTTTCGATCGGCCAACTGACATTCGGCAGTTTCATGCTGGTGCTGGCGGTGATCATCATCACCTCGACCGCCAGCGTCATCGCTATCCGCCATATCGATTCGACCTTTGCCGAGCTGCAGCGGCTGCAGAGCGTGGGCGATTTGGCCGAGGACATCGACCGCCGCATGAACGAATTGCGGCTCGCAGCGCGGGATTTTGTCACCGACCCCGGCAGCCAGTCGTTCCAGGTCGGTGAAGCCGCGACTACGCTCAGCGAGGTCCTGAAGAAGACGCGGCTGGAACTCGCTCCCGAGCAGCAGGATATGATCGACGGCGTATCCGAACGCCTGTCGACCTACCGCAGCGGCATCGAGCGCATTTCAGCGCTGATCAACCGCCGCGCCGAAATGATCGTCGCGTTGCCGCCTTTGCGCGAAAAATTCGATACGGCGATCGCCGAAGCGTCCGATTCCCGGATGGCGATGGCCCTGCTGCAGACCCAGAGCCGCATCGCCTCGGCGCTGCTGGCGCATAACCCCTCGGCTGCAGAACAAGCCGCGGAAAGCATGCGCTCGATGACGATCGCGGATCCGCAGCTGCGCGCCGTAGTCGACGATTATGCGCTGGCGATCGTCAACATATCGATCCGCGAACGGCAGATATCCGACATAGACAGGGAAGTACTAGGCGCGGAGGGCCGCCTGATCCAGCGCGTGACGGAATTGTTGCGCGACGTCAGCGAGCGGCGGGGGCGTGTCCTCGCCCGCGATTTTGCGCGGACGCTCGCGGAAGCCAAGTGGCAGAGCATCGTGCTCGGCACCGCCGGCGTTCTGATCGGGCTTTTCGCATCAATGCTGGTGGTACGCCGCACCGTGCGCCCGCTCGCCTCGATCGCAAACTCGATTCGCGCAGTGGCCCGTGGCGAAAAGAGCGCCTCGATCCCGGCAACCGACGTGGACAACGAGATCGGCGACATTGCCCGCGCGGCCGAGGTGTTTCGCCAAACGCTGGTCGATGCCGATGCGGCGCGCGAGGCGGCGGTGCGCGCGCTCGCTGAACAGCGGCTTGCCGAGGAAAGTTACCGCAAGCTGTTCGAGTCCTCGGTCGACGGAATTTACGTCACGACGCCCGGCGGCGCGCTGCTGAACGCCAACCCGGCGCTGGCGCGGATGATGGGTTATGCCACGCCGCAGGACCTGATCAACGGCATCGGCGACATCGCGGGTACGGTCTACGTCCATCCCGAGGCACGGGCGGAATACGAGCGGCTGATGCAGCGCGACGGCATGATCCGTGAGTATGAGTACCAGGTTCTCACGCGCAACGGCTCGGTGCTGTGGCTCTCCGACAGCGCGAGCGCCGTGCACAACGAGGCCGGCGTCATCGTCCGCTACGAGGGAACGGTGCGCGACATTACCGACCAGAAGCGCGCCGAGGATGCGATCGCCGAAGGCCGCCGCTTGCTGCAAATGGTGATCGACACCGTGCCTGCGGTCATCAACGTCAAGGACAAGGAGCTCCGCTACGTCCTGATGAACCGCTATATGGCTGGAATTTTCGGGGTCGAGCCGGTGGATGCGATCGGCCGCACCACGGCAGATCTGATGTCGCGCTACGGCGCCGAAAAGACCGACGAGCCCGACAAGCGGGTGCTGGCGGCCGGCAAGGAACTCGGCTTCTACGAGGAGGAATACAAGGATGCGTCCGGCCATATGCGGCAATGGCTGGTCAACAAGCTGCCGATCCTCGATGCGGCCGGCGAGATCGAGAACATCGTGACCGTTGCGCTCGACATCGGCGAGCGCAAGCGCGTCGAATCCGAGATGCGCAAGGCCAAGGATGCGGCGGAGGGCGCGTTGCGTAATCTGCGGGAGACGCAGAATTCGCTGATCGAAGCTGAAAAGCTCGCCGCCTTGGGACGGCTGGTAGCGGGCGTAGCCCACGAGGTCAACAACCCCGTCGGCATCAGCCTGACGGTTGCGTCGGCGCTGGAGCGCAAGACGTCGAACTTTACGGCCGAGGTCGCCCGTGGCGAACTGCGGCGCTCCAGCCTGAACGATTTTCTCGAGACCAGCCGCGATGCGTCGTCGCAGCTGGTCGCCAACCTCAACCGCGCCGCCGAGCTGATCCAGTCGTTCAAGCAGGTCGCCGCCGACCGCAACTATTCAGACCAGCGCTCTTTCGACCTCGGCGATCTCACCGAGCAAGTGGTAATGAGTCTGCGGCCGGGTCTGCGCAAGCACAATTTGACGCTCAACGTCGAGTGCCAGCCCAATCTGGTGATGAACAGCTATCCCGGACCCTACGGACAGGTGCTCACCAACCTGTTTCTCAATTCGGTGGCGCATGCCTTCCCGGACGGCAAGTCCGGCACGGTCGACATCCAGGTTCGGGAGTCCGGCAAAGACAATGTCGAGATCATCTTTTCCGACAATGGATGCGGCATGAGCCTCGACGTCCGCCGCCGCGCCTTCGATCCGTTCTTTACCACGCGACGCGATCAGGGCGGTACCGGGCTCGGCCTGCACATCGTCTACAGCATCGTGACGACACGCCTGGGCGGCCGGCTTGATCTCGATTCGCAGCCGGGCGGCGGCACGCGAATCCAGATGATCCTGCCGCGCACCGCGCCGCTGGAGCAGGCGGCGGAGTAG
- a CDS encoding AraC family transcriptional regulator, translating to MTAAKLIGWGARVLYLGPAFGLTPHRNATAVLAVGLDAPLEVADDPADRTTHYRAARSVLILPNSLHHLRIERGRMAFLYVDPLGRDLKALIARMTTTTPRAAFDLRDESGVVEIMTGLAESRIAPQDGRVSLGELLGVGSRGKTSARIAAALQHLRDEPQRAHRLTALAARAGLSPSRFLHLFKAETGVPLRRYRIWNRMGAAVRASGEGASLTEAAHAAGFASSAHFSSAFRDMFGMMPSDLARALRPGATQV from the coding sequence ATGACGGCAGCGAAACTGATCGGGTGGGGCGCACGGGTGCTGTACCTCGGCCCGGCCTTCGGGTTGACGCCGCACCGGAATGCGACCGCCGTCCTTGCCGTCGGCCTCGATGCGCCGCTGGAAGTCGCTGACGATCCGGCGGATCGCACGACGCATTATCGCGCAGCCCGCAGCGTGCTGATCCTGCCCAACAGCCTGCACCATTTGCGCATCGAGCGGGGCCGGATGGCGTTCCTCTATGTCGATCCGTTGGGGCGCGACCTCAAGGCATTGATCGCGCGGATGACGACCACAACGCCGCGGGCCGCCTTCGACCTGAGGGACGAGTCCGGTGTGGTCGAAATCATGACCGGCCTGGCCGAAAGCCGGATCGCGCCGCAGGATGGACGCGTATCGCTCGGCGAATTGCTGGGTGTGGGGTCGCGCGGGAAAACCAGCGCGCGCATCGCCGCAGCACTACAGCATTTGCGGGATGAACCACAGCGCGCCCATCGGCTGACGGCCTTGGCGGCGCGGGCTGGCCTGTCGCCGTCGCGGTTTTTGCACCTGTTCAAGGCGGAGACCGGGGTGCCGCTGCGGCGCTACCGCATCTGGAACCGGATGGGCGCGGCGGTTCGCGCCAGCGGCGAGGGCGCTTCGCTTACGGAAGCGGCCCATGCCGCCGGCTTTGCCAGTTCGGCACATTTTTCCAGCGCATTTCGCGACATGTTCGGCATGATGCCGTCGGATCTGGCGAGGGCGCTGAGGCCGGGGGCGACCCAAGTGTGA
- a CDS encoding nuclear transport factor 2 family protein, giving the protein MTNNRSEIEHQTAIERTRLAVGRYASAWLAGDRAALAACYHDDFTLHYFGRNPLAGDHAGKAAALGILAEVTRRTNRRLIAIVDVMAGPERGALLVRERFEREGRTAEVERLLAYAVRDGLLSECWVYDQDQAQVDTFLT; this is encoded by the coding sequence ATGACAAATAACCGGTCTGAGATCGAGCACCAAACCGCCATTGAGCGCACACGACTAGCCGTTGGCCGCTACGCGAGCGCATGGCTTGCAGGCGATCGCGCAGCGCTTGCCGCCTGTTATCATGACGACTTCACGCTGCATTACTTCGGCCGCAACCCGCTGGCCGGCGACCACGCCGGCAAGGCCGCCGCGCTCGGCATCCTGGCCGAGGTCACGCGTCGCACCAATCGCCGGCTGATCGCCATCGTCGACGTCATGGCTGGGCCAGAGCGCGGCGCGCTGCTGGTGCGCGAGCGTTTCGAGCGTGAAGGCAGGACGGCCGAAGTCGAGCGCCTGCTGGCGTACGCCGTGCGCGACGGACTGCTTTCCGAATGCTGGGTCTATGACCAGGACCAGGCGCAGGTCGACACCTTTCTGACGTGA